Proteins co-encoded in one Ooceraea biroi isolate clonal line C1 chromosome 9, Obir_v5.4, whole genome shotgun sequence genomic window:
- the LOC105276143 gene encoding NGFI-A-binding protein homolog isoform X1 → MDVRVVVGAPVAEETPVAATATTTVTATRGIATPSPVPSVPSTVAATTAGNGGGGGGAVVATPASAPCTPQNPVVVVASPSGNHQPPAGVPVAARILSRNVNGTLIQTSVPQNEAELQLYRVMQRASLLGYYDTLLEMGGDDVQQLCDAGEEEFLEIMALVGMASKPLHVRRLQKALQEWLTNPSLFQTPVVPTNATAAKSPAAAVSFACASPRPQMQSLSTAFTATSQTSLTPASYVSTTPHVPLTPLSCRSVSPVAPVTSVSASAPSTTFRQSPSPNTSIPYTTTHSPNVLQVGTCESSCGSGTTPSPSGGGGGAPASPTQPTPTLLQSQVQRLAEAAERLVATIRPLDPKPHNVKKKLCKNLEMVMTMSDSDPRKMDEIRKYAAIYGRFDCKRKPEKPLTLHEVSVNEAAAQICRFVPALLTRRDELFPLARRVVRDSGYHYSKSQYLSMSRSRENGEETDGERLKRQKLELEGEGEDATQEELDLRCSGTDINNSIARRHRSSSPVWRKKSNNGMFSASVEEISDSDSQFSFSNEESSSMHDTNEAEAENTDKEGDFNLKVIASRGDNIIAVANPALMECSHPIKEEPADEKPTL, encoded by the exons ATGGACGTGCGCGTGGTCGTCGGTGCACCGGTTGCGGAAGAGACGCCAGTGGCGgcgacagcgacgacgacggtgacggcgACGCGGGGCATTGCGACGCCTTCGCCGGTGCCCTCGGTGCCGAGCACCGTCGCGGCCACCACCGCCGgcaacggcggcggtggcggcggagcggtcgtcgcgacgcccgcGTCCGCACCCTGCACCCCGCAGAatcccgtcgtcgtcgtggcgaGCCCCTCCGGCAACCATCAACCACCGGCCGGCGTGCCGGTCGCTGCTAGGATACTCAGCAGGAATGTCAACGGCACCC TGATACAGACGTCCGTGCCGCAGAACGAGGCTGAGCTACAGTTGTATAGGGTGATGCAACGCGCCTCGCTGTTGGGATACTATGACACGCTCCTTGAAATGG GAGGTGACGATGTGCAACAATTGTGTGACGCGGGTGAAGAGGAGTTTCTAGAGATTATGGCGTTAGTCGGCATGGCGAGCAAGCCGCTTCATGTCAGGAGGCTTCAGAAAGCTCTGCAAGAGTGGCTCACCAATCCCT CATTGTTTCAAACGCCGGTCGTGCCGACGAATGCCACCGCTGCCAAAAGCCCCGCCGCAGCCGTAAGTTTCGCGTGCGCGAGCCCGCGGCCGCAGATGCAGAGTCTGTCGACCGCTTTCACCGCGACTTCCCAAACTTCCCTAACGCCGGCGTCCTACGTCTCGACAACACCTCACGTACCGTTGACGCCACTATCTTGCCGGAGCGTCAGCCCGGTTGCGCCGGTCACCAGCGTGTCCGCATCGGCACCCTCCACGACTTTCCGCCAGAGTCCGAGCCCGAACACGTCGATACCTTACACGACTACGCACAGTCCCAATGTGTTGCAG GTAGGGACGTGCGAGTCTTCGTGCGGTAGCGGCACGACGCCGAGTCcgagcggcggtggcggcggcgcaCCTGCAAGCCCAACGCAACCTACGCCGACCCTCCTGCAGTCGCAGGTGCAGCGACTCGCCGAGGCCGCGGAAAGGCTCGTCGCTACCATAAGGCCCCTCGACCCCAAACCCCATAATGTGAAAAAAAAACTCTGCAAGAACTTGGAG ATGGTAATGACGATGTCCGATAGTGACCCGCGCAAGATGGACGAAATCCGGAAGTACGCGGCGATTTATGGCAGGTTCGATTGCAAGAGAAAACCGGAGAAACCTCTCACGCTGCACGAGGTGTCCGTGAATGAAGCGGCGGCGCAAATTTGCAGATTCGTGCCCGCCCTTCTCACGAGGAGGGATGAGTTGTTCCCTCTGGCACGTCGTGTCGTCCGGGATTCTGGTTACCATTACTCCAAGAGTCAATA CTTGTCGATGTCCAGGTCACGCGAAAACGGTGAGGAGACCGACGGAGAACGCTTAAAACGCCAGAAACTGGAGCTGGAGGGTGAGGGTGAGGACGCGACGCAG GAGGAGTTGGATCTTCGTTGTTCTGGAACGGACATTAACAATTCTATTGCGAGAAGACACAGGTCGTCGAG TCCAGTCTGGAGGAAGAAGAGTAACAACGGCATGTTCAGCGCTAGCGTGGAGGAGATCAGCGACTCAGATAGCCAATTCTCGTTCTCAAATGAGGAATCTTCATCCATGCAT GACACAAACGAGGCGGAGGCGGAGAACACCGACAAAGAAGGTGACTTTAATCTAAAG gTGATAGCCTCGCGCGGAGACAACATAATCGCCGTAGCGAATCCTGCGCTAATGGAATGCAGTCATCCCATAAAGGAGGAGCCGGCGGACGAGAAACCCACACTGTGA
- the LOC105276143 gene encoding NGFI-A-binding protein homolog isoform X2, with translation MDVRVVVGAPVAEETPVAATATTTVTATRGIATPSPVPSVPSTVAATTAGNGGGGGGAVVATPASAPCTPQNPVVVVASPSGNHQPPAGVPVAARILSRNVNGTLIQTSVPQNEAELQLYRVMQRASLLGYYDTLLEMGGDDVQQLCDAGEEEFLEIMALVGMASKPLHVRRLQKALQEWLTNPSLFQTPVVPTNATAAKSPAAAVSFACASPRPQMQSLSTAFTATSQTSLTPASYVSTTPHVPLTPLSCRSVSPVAPVTSVSASAPSTTFRQSPSPNTSIPYTTTHSPNVLQVGTCESSCGSGTTPSPSGGGGGAPASPTQPTPTLLQSQVQRLAEAAERLVATIRPLDPKPHNVKKKLCKNLEMVMTMSDSDPRKMDEIRKYAAIYGRFDCKRKPEKPLTLHEVSVNEAAAQICRFVPALLTRRDELFPLARRVVRDSGYHYSKSQYLSMSRSRENGEETDGERLKRQKLELEGEGEDATQELDLRCSGTDINNSIARRHRSSSPVWRKKSNNGMFSASVEEISDSDSQFSFSNEESSSMHDTNEAEAENTDKEGDFNLKVIASRGDNIIAVANPALMECSHPIKEEPADEKPTL, from the exons ATGGACGTGCGCGTGGTCGTCGGTGCACCGGTTGCGGAAGAGACGCCAGTGGCGgcgacagcgacgacgacggtgacggcgACGCGGGGCATTGCGACGCCTTCGCCGGTGCCCTCGGTGCCGAGCACCGTCGCGGCCACCACCGCCGgcaacggcggcggtggcggcggagcggtcgtcgcgacgcccgcGTCCGCACCCTGCACCCCGCAGAatcccgtcgtcgtcgtggcgaGCCCCTCCGGCAACCATCAACCACCGGCCGGCGTGCCGGTCGCTGCTAGGATACTCAGCAGGAATGTCAACGGCACCC TGATACAGACGTCCGTGCCGCAGAACGAGGCTGAGCTACAGTTGTATAGGGTGATGCAACGCGCCTCGCTGTTGGGATACTATGACACGCTCCTTGAAATGG GAGGTGACGATGTGCAACAATTGTGTGACGCGGGTGAAGAGGAGTTTCTAGAGATTATGGCGTTAGTCGGCATGGCGAGCAAGCCGCTTCATGTCAGGAGGCTTCAGAAAGCTCTGCAAGAGTGGCTCACCAATCCCT CATTGTTTCAAACGCCGGTCGTGCCGACGAATGCCACCGCTGCCAAAAGCCCCGCCGCAGCCGTAAGTTTCGCGTGCGCGAGCCCGCGGCCGCAGATGCAGAGTCTGTCGACCGCTTTCACCGCGACTTCCCAAACTTCCCTAACGCCGGCGTCCTACGTCTCGACAACACCTCACGTACCGTTGACGCCACTATCTTGCCGGAGCGTCAGCCCGGTTGCGCCGGTCACCAGCGTGTCCGCATCGGCACCCTCCACGACTTTCCGCCAGAGTCCGAGCCCGAACACGTCGATACCTTACACGACTACGCACAGTCCCAATGTGTTGCAG GTAGGGACGTGCGAGTCTTCGTGCGGTAGCGGCACGACGCCGAGTCcgagcggcggtggcggcggcgcaCCTGCAAGCCCAACGCAACCTACGCCGACCCTCCTGCAGTCGCAGGTGCAGCGACTCGCCGAGGCCGCGGAAAGGCTCGTCGCTACCATAAGGCCCCTCGACCCCAAACCCCATAATGTGAAAAAAAAACTCTGCAAGAACTTGGAG ATGGTAATGACGATGTCCGATAGTGACCCGCGCAAGATGGACGAAATCCGGAAGTACGCGGCGATTTATGGCAGGTTCGATTGCAAGAGAAAACCGGAGAAACCTCTCACGCTGCACGAGGTGTCCGTGAATGAAGCGGCGGCGCAAATTTGCAGATTCGTGCCCGCCCTTCTCACGAGGAGGGATGAGTTGTTCCCTCTGGCACGTCGTGTCGTCCGGGATTCTGGTTACCATTACTCCAAGAGTCAATA CTTGTCGATGTCCAGGTCACGCGAAAACGGTGAGGAGACCGACGGAGAACGCTTAAAACGCCAGAAACTGGAGCTGGAGGGTGAGGGTGAGGACGCGACGCAG GAGTTGGATCTTCGTTGTTCTGGAACGGACATTAACAATTCTATTGCGAGAAGACACAGGTCGTCGAG TCCAGTCTGGAGGAAGAAGAGTAACAACGGCATGTTCAGCGCTAGCGTGGAGGAGATCAGCGACTCAGATAGCCAATTCTCGTTCTCAAATGAGGAATCTTCATCCATGCAT GACACAAACGAGGCGGAGGCGGAGAACACCGACAAAGAAGGTGACTTTAATCTAAAG gTGATAGCCTCGCGCGGAGACAACATAATCGCCGTAGCGAATCCTGCGCTAATGGAATGCAGTCATCCCATAAAGGAGGAGCCGGCGGACGAGAAACCCACACTGTGA